The Dysgonomonadaceae bacterium PH5-43 sequence TGTTTATTAAGTTTTAAGAATGAATAAAAGACAAAGATAAAAAAGTTATTGGTAAATTTGCAACATAAAAGTAAACATTAATATTTATTCTAACGTTTTTAGGTAAGAATATGGATACAATAACTAATTCTCAGATATTATTTGCTTTCTTGCTTACCGCTATCGCAGGGTTATCTACAGGCATTGGAAGTCTTATTGCTCTTCTTAGCAAAAAGACGAATAAAAACTTTTTAAGCATCTCTTTAGGATTTTCGGCTGGGATAATGATATACGTTTCTTTTATGGAGATGATGCCGCAAGGATTAGAAGAGCTTTCGCTTGCTTTTGGCGAAAAGTTAGGCACCTTATACCTTATTATATCTTTCTTTACAGGAATGTTTTTAATCAGTTTGATAGACTTTCTTATTCCTGAGCAAATTAATCCACACGAAGCACACGGAGTTGAAGAGATGAACAAAGCTGTTCAGCTAAAAAGGACAGGGATAATGGTTGCCGTATCAATAGCTATACACAATTTTCCCGAAGGCATTGCAACTTTTACTTCGGCTCTATCGTCTT is a genomic window containing:
- a CDS encoding ZIP family zinc transporter (product_source=KO:K07238; cath_funfam=1.20.1110.10; cog=COG0428; ko=KO:K07238; pfam=PF02535; superfamily=47576; transmembrane_helix_parts=Outside_1_9,TMhelix_10_32,Inside_33_38,TMhelix_39_61,Outside_62_75,TMhelix_76_98,Inside_99_142,TMhelix_143_165,Outside_166_184,TMhelix_185_207,Inside_208_213,TMhelix_214_232,Outside_233_246,TMhelix_247_266,Inside_267_267) encodes the protein MDTITNSQILFAFLLTAIAGLSTGIGSLIALLSKKTNKNFLSISLGFSAGIMIYVSFMEMMPQGLEELSLAFGEKLGTLYLIISFFTGMFLISLIDFLIPEQINPHEAHGVEEMNKAVQLKRTGIMVAVSIAIHNFPEGIATFTSALSSLDVAIPITIAIAIHNIPEGIAVAVPIYHATGSRKKAFWYSFLSGLAEPLGALLAFLFLMKFWTPILSGITLAAVAGIMVFISLDELLPSAEKYGKHHLSITGVVVGMLVMAVSLFLFV